The Indicator indicator isolate 239-I01 chromosome 30, UM_Iind_1.1, whole genome shotgun sequence genome has a window encoding:
- the LOC128976857 gene encoding uncharacterized protein LOC128976857: MRVCSQLSSSKRTDTTPATGTAPRYQHYPCQQHCPPLPAQPLPPALPPATSTTPANGTAPRYQHNPCHRHCPPLPAQPLPPALPPATSTTPANGTAPRYQHYPCQQHCPPLPALPLPTALPPTTSTTPANSTAPHYQHYPCHWHCPPLPAQPLPPALPPATSTTPATSTAPRYQHNPCQQHCPPLPALPLPTALPPATSTTPANSTAPRYQHYPCHSTAPRYQHYPCHRTAPRYQHNPCHRHCPPLPALPLPTALPPATSTTPATSTAPRYQHYPCQRHCPPLPAQPLPTALPPATSTTPANSTAPRYQHNPCHRHCPPLPALPLPTALPPATSTTLPPHCPPLPALPLPPALPPATSTTPANGTAPRYQHYPCQQHCPPLPAQPLPPALAPATSTTPATGTAPRYQHYPCQQHCPPLPALPLPPALPPATSTTPANSTAPRYQHNPCHRHCPPLPAQPLPTALPPATSTTPATGTAPRYQHYPCHRHCPPLPAQPLPPALPPATSTTPANGTAPRYQHNPCHRHCPPLPALPLPPALPPATSTTPANSTAPRYQHNPGHRHCPPLPAQPLPPTLPPATSTTPATGTAPPPPGTTSTAACHWKLHAFSSCK; encoded by the exons ATGCGCGTCTGCTCGCAGCTCAGCTCCTCGAAGCGCACGGA CACTACCCCTGCCACCGGCACTGCCCCCCGCTACCAGCACTACCCCTGCCAACAGCACTGCCCGCCGCTACCAGCACAACCCCTGCCACCGGCACTGCCCCCCGCTACCAGCACTACCCCTGCCAACGGCACTGCCCCCCGCTACCAGCACAACCCCTGCCACCGGCACTGCCCGCCGCTACCAGCACAACCCCTGCCACCGGCACTGCCCCCCGCTACCAGCACTACCCCTGCCAACGGCACTGCCCCCCGCTACCAGCACTACCCCTGCCAACAGCACTGCCCCCCGCTACCAGCACTACCCCTGCCAACAGCACTGCCCCCCACTACCAGCACAACCCCTGCCAACAGCACTGCCCCCCACTACCAGCACTACCCCTGCCACTGGCACTGCCCCCCGCTACCAGCACAACCCCTGCCACCGGCACTGCCCCCCGCTACCAGCACTacccctgccaccagcactgccccccGCTACCAGCACAACCCCTGCCAACAGCACTGCCCCCCGCTACCAGCACTACCCCTGCCAACAGCACTGCCCCCCGCTACCAGCACAACCCCTGCCAACAGCACTGCCCCCCGCTACCAGCACTAcccctgccacagcactgcCCCCCGCTACCAGCACTACCCCTGCCACCGCACTGCCCCCCGCTACCAGCACAACCCCTGCCACCGGCACTGCCCCCCGCTACCAGCACTACCCCTGCCAACAGCACTGCCCCCCGCTACCAGCACAacccctgccaccagcactgccccccGCTACCAGCACTACCCCTGCCAACGGCACTGCCCCCCGCTACCAGCACAACCCCTGCCAACCGCACTGCCCCCCGCTACCAGCACTACCCCTGCCAACAGCACTGCCCCCCGCTACCAGCACAACCCCTGCCACCGGCACTGCCCCCCGCTACCAGCACTACCCCTGCCAACAGCACTGCCCCCCGCTACCAGCACAACCCTGCCACCGCACTGCCCCCCGCTACCAGCACTACCCCTGCCACCGGCACTGCCCCCCGCTACCAGCACTACCCCTGCCAACGGCACTGCCCCCCGCTACCAGCACTACCCCTGCCAACAGCACTGCCCCCCGCTACCAGCACAACCCCTGCCACCGGCACTGGCCCCCGCTACCAGCACTACCCCTGCCACCGGCACTGCCCCCCGCTACCAGCACTACCCCTGCCAACAGCACTGCCCCCCGCTACCAGCACTACCCCTGCCACCGGCACTGCCCCCCGCTACCAGCACTACCCCTGCCAACAGCACTGCCCCCCGCTACCAGCACAACCCCTGCCACCGGCACTGCCCCCCGCTACCAGCACAACCCCTGCCAACAGCACTGCCCCCCGCTACCAGCACAACCCCTGCCACCGGCACTGCCCCCCGCTACCAGCACTACCCCTGCCACCGGCACTGCCCCCCGCTACCAGCACAACCCCTGCCACCGGCACTGCCCCCCGCTACCAGCACTACCCCTGCCAACGGCACTGCCCCCCGCTACCAGCACAACCCCTGCCACCGGCACTGCCCCCCGCTACCAGCACTACCCCTGCCACCGGCACTGCCCCCCGCTACCAGCACTACCCCTGCCAACAGCACTGCCCCCCGCTACCAGCACAACCCCGGCCACCGGCACTGCCCCCCGCTACCAGCACAACCCCTGCCACCGACACTGccccctgccaccagcactaCCCCTGCAACCGGCACTGCCCCCCCGCCACCAggcaccaccagcactgcagcctgccaCTG GAAGCTGCATgccttcagctcctgcaagTAA